A stretch of the Orcinus orca chromosome 1, mOrcOrc1.1, whole genome shotgun sequence genome encodes the following:
- the LOC101289682 gene encoding multifunctional methyltransferase subunit TRM112-like protein, with protein sequence MKLLTHNLLSLPVQGIGACGFALCLQTTEVRINPVESNPDFVAGMIPKVEWAVLLEASDTLHLFKVPKKPIQGHEHKENFLRNMHHVLLEVDVLEGILQCPESGFLFSIRRGIPKMLLSDEVA encoded by the coding sequence ATGAAGCTGCTCACCCACAACCTGCTGAGTTTGCCTGTGCAGGGAATTGGGGCCTGTGGCTTCGCCCTGTGCCTCCAGACCACTGAAGTCCGCATTAACCCTGTGGAGTCCAACCCCGACTTTGTGGCGGGAATGATACCTAAAGTGGAGTGGGCAGTGCTTCTGGAGGCTTCAGACACCTTGCATCTCTTCAAGGTGCCCAAAAAGCCAATTCAAGGACATGAACATAAGGAGAATTTTCTGAGAAATATGCACCATGTGCTGCTAGAGGTGGATGTGTTGGAGGGCATCCTGCAATGCCCAGAGTCTGGATTTCTATTCTCCATCAGACGTGGGATCCCCAAAATGTTGCTGAGTGATGAGGTAGCCTAG